In one window of Blastopirellula marina DNA:
- a CDS encoding phytoene desaturase family protein, whose product MASSGGNYDCVVIGAGHNGLITAAYLAKAGKKVAVLERRHVLGGCSTTEELWPGFKVSTASYVVSLLLPEIIHDLKLKQNGLKILPRDPCSFTPTPEGQYLLLGHDVDSNTKEISKFSKRDAEQYPLYNELLERIAAVVEPILMKTAPDPLPMPKDWRSIPLTKKFRDMSRLWGFYQDFGKLGSEIPEALELLAGAARPILERWFESEPLRATLATDAIIGAFASISAPGTAYVLLHHVMGEAGGKRGVWGFVEGGMGGIAASLAKTCEEMGVTIVREAPVQKIHTNERGAQGVELVDGTTYEAKVVASSVDANLTFRKFLSPDQLPAEFLRAISNLDYASASAKINLALAEPPQFTAYPGQGLSPIHRGTMHISPTMDYIERAYDDAKYGKPSEEPILEMTMPTSVDKTIAPDGKHILSIFVQYAPYQLRDANWDDIKESFADRCVAKIGEYAPNVPGAIMHRQVLSPLDLERVYGLTGGNIMQGAMNFHQLFATRPIAGWADHRTPVKGLYLCGAASHPGGGVMGACGKNAAVEILRDF is encoded by the coding sequence ATGGCATCCAGCGGCGGCAACTACGATTGCGTCGTCATCGGCGCCGGTCATAACGGCCTGATCACGGCTGCCTACCTGGCCAAGGCGGGCAAGAAAGTGGCGGTCCTCGAACGGCGTCATGTACTAGGAGGCTGTTCGACGACGGAAGAACTGTGGCCTGGCTTCAAGGTATCGACCGCATCGTACGTGGTAAGCTTGCTGCTGCCAGAGATCATTCACGATTTGAAGCTAAAACAAAACGGCCTCAAAATCTTGCCGCGGGATCCTTGTTCCTTCACGCCGACCCCAGAGGGACAGTACTTGCTGCTGGGGCACGATGTCGATTCGAACACGAAAGAGATCTCGAAGTTCAGCAAGCGAGATGCCGAGCAGTATCCGCTGTACAACGAGCTGCTCGAAAGAATCGCAGCAGTCGTTGAACCGATCTTGATGAAGACGGCACCTGACCCGCTGCCGATGCCCAAAGATTGGCGCAGCATCCCATTGACCAAGAAATTCCGCGATATGTCGCGGCTGTGGGGCTTCTATCAAGACTTTGGCAAGCTAGGAAGCGAGATTCCAGAGGCCCTTGAACTGCTCGCAGGGGCGGCCCGACCGATCTTGGAACGATGGTTCGAGAGCGAACCACTGCGAGCCACCTTGGCGACCGACGCGATCATTGGCGCGTTCGCCTCGATCTCGGCCCCTGGTACTGCGTACGTCCTGCTGCATCACGTGATGGGGGAAGCAGGCGGCAAGCGAGGTGTGTGGGGCTTTGTTGAAGGGGGCATGGGTGGTATTGCAGCTTCCTTGGCGAAGACCTGCGAAGAGATGGGCGTGACGATTGTCCGCGAAGCCCCAGTGCAGAAGATTCATACCAACGAACGTGGCGCGCAAGGAGTGGAACTAGTCGACGGGACAACGTACGAAGCGAAAGTGGTCGCTTCGAGCGTCGATGCCAATCTCACCTTCCGCAAATTCCTCTCGCCCGATCAGTTGCCGGCTGAATTCCTGCGCGCGATCTCGAACCTCGACTACGCTTCGGCGTCCGCCAAGATCAACCTCGCGCTTGCCGAACCGCCCCAGTTCACCGCTTACCCCGGTCAAGGATTGAGTCCGATTCACCGCGGGACGATGCATATCTCGCCGACGATGGACTACATCGAGCGAGCTTATGACGACGCCAAGTATGGCAAGCCGAGCGAAGAGCCGATCCTGGAAATGACTATGCCGACTTCGGTCGACAAGACGATCGCGCCCGATGGGAAGCATATTCTGTCGATCTTCGTGCAGTATGCTCCTTACCAATTGCGGGACGCGAATTGGGACGACATCAAGGAATCGTTTGCCGACCGCTGCGTGGCTAAGATTGGGGAGTACGCTCCCAACGTGCCTGGGGCGATCATGCATCGCCAGGTCCTTTCGCCGCTCGACCTGGAACGGGTGTACGGACTGACCGGCGGCAATATCATGCAAGGGGCGATGAACTTCCACCAACTGTTTGCCACGCGGCCTATCGCTGGCTGGGCCGACCACCGAACGCCGGTGAAGGGACTGTACCTTTGCGGTGCGGCCAGCCATCCAGGTGGCGGCGTGATGGGCGCTTGCGGAAAGAATGCGGCGGTTGAGATCTTGCGTGACTTTTAG
- a CDS encoding fluoride efflux transporter FluC, with protein sequence MPKIQLILSIAAFGAMGALARVYLGGFVQGFLPDETSVKFPMGTLTVNVLGCLIFGCLGYLGHHHELITQEWRTILLSGLLGSFTTFSTFGFETVLLYENAPHGKIYFAAANVLLNVFLGVAAILLGMQIGRLFVSS encoded by the coding sequence ATGCCGAAGATTCAACTGATTTTAAGCATCGCCGCGTTCGGAGCGATGGGCGCTTTGGCTCGCGTTTATCTAGGCGGTTTCGTACAAGGATTCCTGCCGGACGAAACATCAGTCAAGTTTCCGATGGGCACGCTAACGGTCAACGTGCTAGGCTGTTTGATCTTTGGCTGCCTGGGCTATCTTGGCCATCATCACGAGCTGATCACGCAGGAATGGCGAACGATTCTATTGTCCGGACTGCTCGGCTCGTTCACGACCTTCTCAACGTTTGGCTTTGAAACGGTGCTGCTGTACGAGAATGCACCCCACGGCAAAATCTACTTCGCCGCTGCCAATGTGTTGCTGAATGTGTTCTTGGGAGTCGCGGCCATTCTACTCGGGATGCAAATCGGTCGACTGTTTGTCAGCAGCTAG
- a CDS encoding DinB family protein, protein MMNAVTPILRLHEHRRWTNGHLMDACRSLSDEQLHQPHKIGQGTLWKTLCHLFAAEYVWLEALCGVVETLAPGDVVGKLPGNQEGEGAAQDTAELFARWKELDARWGDYLAKLTPEQLNETIYKKSSSSFQGQVIGASAMDVLLHVCTHAQYTTAQAVNMLRHAGVEKMPPSMLITLAREQAIG, encoded by the coding sequence ATGATGAACGCCGTCACTCCGATTCTCCGCTTGCACGAACATCGCCGCTGGACCAATGGTCACTTGATGGACGCGTGTCGCTCGCTGAGTGACGAGCAGCTTCACCAGCCGCACAAGATTGGGCAAGGCACCCTGTGGAAAACGCTGTGTCACTTGTTCGCCGCCGAGTACGTTTGGCTGGAAGCATTGTGCGGCGTGGTTGAAACCCTGGCCCCTGGCGATGTGGTCGGCAAACTGCCGGGTAACCAGGAAGGGGAAGGGGCCGCTCAGGACACGGCGGAACTGTTTGCTCGCTGGAAGGAACTCGACGCTCGGTGGGGCGACTATCTGGCAAAGCTAACACCAGAACAGCTAAACGAAACGATCTACAAGAAGAGTTCCAGCAGTTTCCAAGGACAAGTCATCGGTGCCTCAGCCATGGATGTGCTGCTGCATGTTTGCACGCATGCCCAGTACACGACCGCCCAAGCCGTGAACATGCTGCGGCACGCTGGCGTGGAGAAGATGCCCCCCTCGATGTTGATTACGCTCGCCAGAGAGCAGGCAATCGGCTAG
- a CDS encoding phosphoglycerate kinase, with the protein MAKLSIADVDVSGKKVLMRVDFNVPLDDNGKITDDRRIEMAIPSIKSVVDRGGQLILMSHLGRPEPGADNSKYSLAPAAKRLGEILSKEVAFASDTVGDDAAAKVAALSDGGVVVLENLRFEKGEKKGDAEFAGKLAAFADIYCNDAFGTCHRTDASMVAVPEAMGDKPKVVGFLVEKEITYLSDAIGNPKRPFVAILGGAKVSDKIMVIKNLLGICDKVLIGGAMAYTFSLAQGGKVGKSLVEKDKVELAKELIEAGGDKLVLPVDTHCGDDFSGDCNKVTVKSGEIPDEYEGLDIGPETAKLYAQLVTDAKTVVWNGPMGVFEMPPFDAGTRAVADAIAASDAISIIGGGDSAAAIGQFGLADKVTHVSTGGGASLSMLEGQAFKAVDILDDK; encoded by the coding sequence ATGGCAAAGCTATCGATCGCCGACGTCGATGTCAGTGGCAAGAAAGTCCTGATGCGAGTCGACTTCAATGTCCCCCTCGACGACAACGGCAAAATTACCGACGATCGCCGCATCGAAATGGCGATTCCTTCGATCAAATCGGTCGTTGATCGTGGCGGCCAGTTGATTCTGATGAGCCACCTGGGTCGTCCCGAGCCCGGTGCCGACAACTCGAAATACAGCCTCGCTCCGGCTGCCAAGCGACTGGGCGAGATCCTAAGCAAAGAGGTCGCTTTCGCCAGCGACACCGTAGGTGACGACGCCGCCGCAAAGGTAGCTGCTTTGTCCGATGGTGGCGTGGTTGTGCTCGAGAATCTTCGCTTTGAAAAGGGCGAAAAGAAGGGGGACGCCGAGTTCGCTGGCAAGCTGGCCGCATTCGCCGACATCTACTGCAACGACGCGTTTGGTACCTGCCACCGTACCGATGCCTCGATGGTTGCCGTGCCGGAAGCGATGGGCGATAAGCCGAAGGTCGTCGGCTTCCTGGTCGAAAAGGAAATCACTTACCTCTCCGACGCAATCGGCAACCCAAAGCGTCCGTTCGTCGCGATCCTGGGCGGTGCCAAGGTCTCCGATAAGATCATGGTCATCAAGAATCTGCTGGGCATCTGCGACAAGGTGCTGATCGGCGGGGCCATGGCTTACACCTTCTCGCTGGCCCAAGGTGGTAAGGTCGGTAAGAGCCTGGTCGAAAAAGACAAAGTCGAGCTTGCTAAGGAATTGATCGAAGCAGGCGGTGACAAGCTGGTCCTCCCCGTCGATACCCACTGCGGCGACGACTTCAGTGGCGACTGCAATAAAGTTACCGTTAAGTCTGGTGAAATTCCGGACGAGTACGAAGGCCTCGACATCGGTCCTGAAACCGCCAAGCTGTACGCTCAATTGGTTACCGACGCCAAGACGGTCGTCTGGAACGGACCTATGGGTGTGTTCGAGATGCCTCCATTCGACGCTGGTACCCGCGCAGTAGCCGATGCGATCGCTGCTTCCGACGCGATCAGCATCATTGGTGGTGGTGACAGTGCCGCGGCGATTGGTCAGTTCGGTCTGGCCGACAAGGTCACGCACGTTTCGACTGGTGGCGGTGCCAGCCTCTCGATGCTGGAAGGCCAAGCTTTCAAGGCGGTTGATATCTTGGACGACAAGTAA
- a CDS encoding heavy metal translocating P-type ATPase, which translates to MYESSPSDSPATSTQVCLQVAELDCAEEARILTEGLSSKPGIDRLDFDVMRGRMDVYYDQAKWNVPSLIDAVKSLGMTAQPVAEDAPQEATPPAAKTGKQRERALVRSGAFLLVAVIAQAWEAGTPAAIFGYGDDAHTISFLPMFLYLISIGLGIRWILPKAWKSVLRLTADMNVLMTVAVAGAIFLGETFEAAMVTFLFTLSEVLEQRSVARARNSIQSLMSLAPDTARRKSESGEFEEVATDEIVDGDICSVRPGERVPLDGEVVSGVSAVDQAPITGESVPVEKEPGDPVYAGTINGSGSLEFRVQGTAGSTLLDRIVRLIDQAYQRRAPSEQWVDQFARYYTPTMMLLAVAVMIVPPTIQGWSVETAGQWFYNGLVLLVIACPCALVISTPVSIVSALTAAARNGVLVKGGLSLETLAKVNAIVLDKTGTLTTGTPSVTKVTSFNGMSEDEALAIAASLQQHSTHPIARAILRYAKEANVQHVDSSEVNEIPGRGITGQVNGEEIWLGSARLAQERGISDQQLSEAAANVVILGRGDTLLATLRLEDQLRDTAVHAVERLHELDVRPVELISGDRTEVVQQVAEEVGVDAWKAEQLPEDKIDAVTRLRDKHQLVAMVGDGINDGPALAAADVGVAMGAVGSDTAIETADVALMSDEIEKLPWLIAHGRRTLWLIKQNIAAALAIKVVFVLLAMFGWSNLWLAILADTGVSLAVIANSLRLLRTKSP; encoded by the coding sequence ATGTATGAGTCTTCACCTAGTGACTCGCCCGCCACCAGCACCCAGGTATGCCTACAGGTGGCCGAACTTGATTGCGCTGAGGAAGCCCGTATCCTGACCGAGGGTCTGTCCAGCAAGCCAGGGATCGATCGGCTTGATTTCGATGTCATGCGGGGGCGGATGGATGTTTACTACGACCAGGCGAAATGGAACGTCCCTAGCCTGATCGACGCCGTGAAGTCGCTAGGCATGACCGCGCAACCGGTTGCCGAAGACGCCCCCCAAGAGGCCACGCCCCCCGCGGCCAAGACTGGCAAGCAACGCGAACGCGCCCTCGTTCGAAGTGGCGCTTTCCTGCTGGTGGCGGTGATCGCACAGGCTTGGGAAGCGGGAACGCCAGCTGCGATCTTTGGCTACGGCGACGACGCCCATACGATCTCGTTCCTCCCGATGTTTCTCTACCTGATCTCGATCGGGCTGGGAATTCGCTGGATCTTGCCGAAGGCCTGGAAATCGGTGCTGCGACTGACAGCCGATATGAACGTACTGATGACGGTCGCCGTCGCCGGTGCGATCTTCCTCGGCGAAACCTTCGAAGCCGCGATGGTGACGTTTCTGTTCACGTTGTCGGAAGTTCTCGAGCAGCGAAGTGTCGCCCGCGCACGAAATTCCATTCAATCTTTAATGTCGCTGGCCCCAGATACCGCGCGGCGGAAAAGCGAATCTGGCGAATTTGAAGAAGTCGCCACGGACGAGATCGTCGACGGGGATATTTGCAGTGTCCGCCCTGGCGAACGGGTTCCGCTGGATGGCGAGGTGGTTTCTGGTGTATCAGCGGTCGATCAGGCTCCGATTACCGGCGAGTCCGTTCCCGTTGAAAAGGAACCCGGCGATCCGGTTTACGCCGGGACGATTAACGGAAGTGGTAGCCTCGAATTCCGCGTGCAAGGAACGGCCGGGTCGACCTTGCTGGATCGCATTGTCCGCTTGATCGATCAGGCCTATCAGCGCCGCGCTCCGAGCGAGCAATGGGTCGATCAGTTTGCCCGCTATTACACGCCAACTATGATGCTGCTGGCGGTCGCCGTGATGATCGTTCCCCCGACTATCCAGGGCTGGTCGGTCGAGACGGCAGGCCAATGGTTTTACAACGGCTTGGTGCTGCTGGTGATCGCTTGCCCGTGTGCCCTGGTGATTTCCACGCCGGTCAGCATTGTCTCGGCTTTGACCGCGGCCGCACGAAATGGCGTGCTGGTGAAAGGTGGTCTTTCGCTGGAAACCTTGGCGAAGGTGAACGCCATCGTGCTCGACAAAACGGGCACCCTTACCACGGGAACGCCTTCCGTTACCAAGGTCACCAGTTTCAACGGCATGTCGGAAGACGAGGCCTTGGCGATCGCTGCCAGCTTGCAGCAACACAGCACCCACCCGATTGCGCGCGCGATTTTGCGTTATGCAAAGGAAGCAAACGTCCAGCATGTCGATTCGTCTGAGGTGAACGAAATCCCTGGTCGCGGCATCACTGGCCAAGTCAATGGGGAAGAGATCTGGCTCGGTAGTGCTCGCCTAGCGCAAGAGCGAGGCATCAGCGATCAGCAATTGAGCGAAGCCGCCGCGAACGTCGTTATTCTTGGTCGAGGCGATACCTTGCTGGCGACGTTGCGTCTGGAAGATCAACTTCGCGACACGGCCGTCCATGCCGTTGAGCGGCTGCATGAGCTGGACGTGCGTCCGGTCGAGCTGATCTCAGGCGATCGAACCGAAGTGGTGCAGCAGGTCGCGGAAGAAGTGGGAGTCGATGCCTGGAAAGCGGAACAGCTTCCCGAAGACAAGATCGACGCCGTTACTCGGCTGCGTGATAAGCATCAGTTGGTTGCCATGGTTGGCGACGGCATCAACGATGGTCCCGCGTTGGCCGCGGCAGATGTGGGGGTGGCCATGGGAGCCGTGGGAAGTGACACGGCGATCGAAACGGCCGACGTAGCGCTAATGTCGGACGAAATCGAAAAGCTGCCATGGTTGATCGCGCATGGGCGACGCACGTTATGGCTCATCAAGCAAAACATTGCCGCCGCCCTGGCGATCAAGGTGGTTTTCGTATTGCTGGCGATGTTCGGCTGGTCGAACTTGTGGCTGGCCATTCTGGCCGATACTGGCGTCTCACTTGCGGTAATTGCCAATAGTCTTCGATTACTGCGGACAAAGTCCCCCTAG
- a CDS encoding ZIP family metal transporter, translating to MVSIALIVIYCVLIIAASLLGGWLPMIVRLTHTRMQLLMSFVGGLMLGVAILHMLPHGIIDGGSVEWGMGALLLGLMTTFLLMRLFHFHEHAPVEVDYPSKVAGDHQHGGHQHCDHDHGDHDHGGHDHDGHDHDGGHSHQPVAHTAHGHAHSHAAPNSEMRWLGVFLGLSLHTFLDGIALAAGVSAAGHHESTSVVVGLGVFLGIFLHKPLDALSITVIMRRSNWPVSTITIVNLGYALMCPLGVMLFFMGYNGLETSKQFMIGMALCFSAGVFLCISLADILPEVQFHSHDKGKLTVVLLLGVLLAYLIGFTEPGMHKHEDSVPVEMIEAKQQ from the coding sequence ATGGTTTCGATCGCGTTGATTGTCATCTATTGCGTGCTAATCATCGCCGCTTCCCTACTGGGGGGATGGCTGCCGATGATCGTGCGCCTGACGCACACGCGAATGCAACTGTTGATGAGCTTCGTGGGCGGGCTGATGCTGGGTGTTGCGATACTGCATATGCTGCCGCACGGGATCATCGACGGCGGATCGGTCGAGTGGGGAATGGGCGCGTTGCTGCTGGGGCTGATGACCACCTTCCTATTGATGCGGCTGTTTCATTTTCATGAACATGCCCCGGTCGAGGTCGACTACCCCAGCAAGGTCGCCGGCGATCATCAGCATGGCGGCCACCAGCACTGCGATCATGATCACGGCGATCATGATCATGGGGGCCACGACCACGATGGCCACGATCACGATGGTGGCCATTCACACCAACCGGTCGCACACACCGCGCACGGGCATGCTCATTCGCACGCCGCTCCTAACTCGGAAATGCGATGGCTGGGCGTGTTTCTCGGGTTGTCACTCCATACGTTTCTGGATGGAATCGCCCTGGCGGCTGGCGTTTCGGCGGCCGGACATCACGAGTCGACTTCGGTCGTGGTTGGTTTGGGGGTGTTCCTGGGAATCTTCCTGCACAAACCGCTGGATGCCCTTTCGATCACGGTGATCATGCGTCGAAGCAACTGGCCGGTCAGTACGATTACGATCGTGAACCTGGGCTATGCCCTCATGTGCCCGCTGGGGGTAATGTTGTTCTTCATGGGCTACAACGGCTTGGAGACCTCCAAGCAGTTTATGATTGGGATGGCCCTCTGCTTCTCGGCTGGTGTCTTTCTGTGTATCTCGCTGGCCGATATCTTGCCGGAAGTTCAGTTTCACTCGCACGACAAGGGAAAGCTGACGGTCGTGCTGCTGTTGGGCGTCTTGCTCGCTTATCTGATTGGTTTCACCGAGCCTGGCATGCACAAGCATGAAGACAGCGTACCAGTCGAAATGATCGAAGCAAAGCAGCAGTAA
- a CDS encoding DUF1080 domain-containing protein, protein MLKRLAAGAVVCLMLAGVVSAAEGEWKSLMDGKSFDGWKISENPESWSIEDGAFVAKGERSHLFYVGEDKPFKNFEFKAKVKTDKTSNGGIYFHTRFQETGWPKYGFEAQVNNTHGDPKKTGGIYSVKDVMNNSPAKDGEWFDYYIKVDGDHVVIKINGEVTADYTEPEGTKPGKDFTRVLDKGTFALQAHDPGSTVWFKDIEVKRLPE, encoded by the coding sequence ATGTTGAAACGTTTGGCGGCTGGTGCCGTTGTTTGTTTGATGTTGGCTGGCGTGGTCTCGGCTGCGGAAGGTGAATGGAAGTCGTTGATGGACGGCAAGTCGTTCGACGGCTGGAAGATCAGCGAAAACCCCGAGTCGTGGTCGATTGAAGATGGCGCGTTCGTCGCCAAGGGAGAACGCAGCCACCTGTTCTATGTGGGTGAAGACAAGCCGTTCAAGAACTTCGAGTTCAAGGCCAAAGTCAAAACCGACAAGACCAGCAACGGTGGGATTTACTTCCACACCAGGTTCCAAGAGACCGGTTGGCCCAAGTATGGCTTCGAAGCCCAAGTTAACAACACGCATGGCGATCCGAAGAAGACGGGCGGTATCTACTCGGTGAAAGACGTCATGAATAATTCGCCTGCCAAGGATGGCGAGTGGTTCGACTACTACATCAAAGTCGACGGCGATCACGTCGTGATCAAGATCAACGGCGAAGTCACCGCAGACTACACCGAACCGGAAGGCACCAAGCCAGGCAAGGATTTTACCCGCGTCCTCGACAAGGGAACCTTCGCCCTGCAAGCCCATGATCCAGGCAGCACCGTCTGGTTCAAAGACATCGAAGTCAAGCGTCTGCCTGAATAA
- a CDS encoding glycosyl transferase: MSDFIQHGPISTLHDFGTVDSEQLEQTLVDATSEYPMGLILPVTSGDMRAPAFAQIMDELEGTKFLKNIVVVLNRAPNVEDYQECRQLTAKLGNMCRVLWTDGPRGVAALQQLTDAGFNVSVPGKGRAVWAAFGYLLADPEIKAMALHDCDIVNYHRDMLMRLCLPMAHRAFDFDFCKAYYARVTDKMHGRVVRLLMTPLLRSLIQVIGNDDFLVFLNSFRYPLSGEFAVTSTLVRANRIPSDWGLEVGTLAEVFRNTSPKRICQIDLGHPYEHKHQPISLEDSKRGLMKMTADILHSIFRTLSSRGIVFSMGMFNTLESAYLRAAQDAIRQYHADAVINGLGFDRHSEEQSVEGFAQLITQCGQEFFENPVVAHEMPTWTRVRSAIPDFPHTLRRMVEGDAAEYS; this comes from the coding sequence TTGTCCGATTTTATCCAACATGGTCCGATCTCGACGCTGCACGACTTTGGTACGGTCGATTCCGAGCAGCTAGAGCAAACCTTGGTCGACGCGACCAGTGAATACCCGATGGGCTTGATCCTGCCGGTGACCAGCGGCGATATGCGTGCTCCGGCTTTCGCCCAGATCATGGACGAACTGGAAGGCACGAAATTCCTCAAGAACATCGTCGTCGTGCTGAACCGCGCACCCAATGTTGAAGATTATCAAGAGTGTCGTCAGTTAACGGCGAAGCTTGGCAACATGTGCCGCGTGTTGTGGACCGATGGCCCCCGCGGCGTCGCCGCATTACAACAGTTGACCGATGCCGGATTCAACGTTTCGGTTCCTGGCAAGGGACGCGCCGTTTGGGCTGCATTCGGTTACCTGCTGGCCGACCCTGAAATTAAAGCGATGGCGCTGCACGATTGCGACATCGTCAATTACCACCGTGATATGCTAATGCGGCTTTGCTTGCCGATGGCACACCGGGCGTTCGACTTCGATTTCTGCAAAGCGTACTATGCCCGCGTCACCGATAAGATGCACGGGCGTGTCGTCCGGCTGTTAATGACGCCCCTGTTGCGTTCTCTGATTCAAGTGATCGGGAACGATGACTTCCTGGTCTTTCTGAACAGCTTCCGTTATCCCCTGTCAGGCGAGTTCGCCGTCACGTCGACCTTGGTCCGGGCGAATCGAATTCCTAGCGATTGGGGTCTGGAAGTCGGCACATTGGCCGAAGTGTTTCGCAATACGTCCCCTAAGCGAATTTGCCAGATCGACTTGGGACATCCGTACGAACATAAACACCAGCCAATCTCGCTGGAAGATTCCAAGCGTGGCTTGATGAAGATGACCGCGGACATCCTGCACAGCATCTTCCGTACGCTTTCCAGCCGTGGCATCGTGTTCAGCATGGGGATGTTCAACACGCTGGAGTCGGCCTACCTGCGGGCCGCCCAAGACGCGATTCGCCAGTACCACGCCGACGCCGTGATCAACGGGCTTGGCTTCGATCGACACAGCGAAGAGCAATCGGTGGAAGGGTTCGCTCAATTGATCACGCAGTGCGGGCAAGAGTTCTTCGAGAACCCAGTGGTCGCCCACGAGATGCCCACCTGGACACGCGTTCGCAGTGCGATCCCAGACTTTCCGCATACCCTTCGCCGCATGGTCGAAGGAGACGCCGCCGAGTATAGCTAA
- a CDS encoding alpha-amylase family glycosyl hydrolase, translating to MVGSSGQQNQLKQHLVRMYGEPVATDVLPRLLDLLESYSTKIPEPKRTGWDETDVVLITYADQIHGSDHSEKHPLAILREFLVHHGYQDCINTVHLLPFYPYTSDDGFSVVDYKDVDPNSGDWQDVLGLAEDFNLAFDLVANHCSQKSEWFQKYLAGEKPYDEFFIDVDPATDLSMVVRPRALPLLTPFPSADGEKHVWTTFSPDQVDLNYGSPEVLLAMTDVLLFYVQNGARIIRLDAIAFLWKTIGTSCLHLDETHEAVKLLRTVTEIVAPHVLLLTETNVPHPENISYFGLADEAHMVYQFSLPPLLYDAYLNEDAMVLSKWMASLYDIPNGTTYFNFTASHDGIGVRPLEGLVPQEHLDKLVTATNDRGGLVGMRTMPDGSQKPYELNITYVDAMGQPGDVSPEHHATRFLASQAIMLAMKGIPGIYFHSLVGTRNYEAGVEESGIPRRINRRKFERLELENQITAHESLQHKIFTGYQNLLRTRVEQSAFHPDGPSEVFPTGHASIFGFKRTSPDGDQTILVLANLTDRLQALPLGDPKIHALTYDLISDEYVVEGQGITLDPYQIVWLTEPDQ from the coding sequence ATGGTCGGCTCATCAGGACAACAAAATCAACTCAAGCAGCACTTGGTTCGCATGTATGGCGAGCCGGTCGCCACGGATGTTCTGCCGCGGCTGCTGGACTTGTTGGAAAGCTACTCCACGAAGATCCCCGAGCCCAAACGTACCGGCTGGGACGAAACCGACGTCGTGCTGATCACCTACGCAGATCAAATCCACGGCTCGGATCACAGCGAAAAGCATCCCCTGGCGATCCTCCGCGAGTTCCTCGTCCATCACGGGTATCAGGACTGCATCAACACGGTCCACCTGCTGCCGTTCTATCCTTACACCTCGGACGATGGTTTCTCGGTCGTCGACTACAAAGATGTCGATCCAAACTCGGGCGACTGGCAGGACGTGCTCGGCTTGGCGGAAGACTTCAATCTGGCATTCGACCTCGTGGCGAATCACTGCTCGCAAAAGAGCGAATGGTTCCAGAAGTACCTGGCCGGTGAAAAACCGTACGACGAGTTTTTCATCGACGTCGATCCGGCAACCGACCTCAGCATGGTCGTCCGCCCGCGGGCCTTGCCGCTTCTAACTCCATTCCCTTCGGCCGACGGCGAAAAGCATGTCTGGACCACGTTCAGCCCTGATCAAGTCGACCTCAACTACGGCAGTCCGGAAGTCTTGCTGGCGATGACCGATGTGCTGCTGTTCTATGTGCAGAACGGTGCTCGTATTATCCGGCTCGACGCGATTGCGTTTCTCTGGAAGACGATCGGCACATCTTGCCTCCACCTCGACGAAACGCATGAGGCTGTCAAACTGCTCCGAACAGTAACGGAGATCGTCGCACCGCACGTGTTGCTGCTCACGGAGACCAACGTTCCGCATCCTGAGAACATCAGCTACTTCGGACTGGCGGACGAAGCGCATATGGTCTATCAGTTCAGCTTGCCACCGCTTCTATACGATGCCTATCTGAACGAAGACGCCATGGTGCTTTCCAAGTGGATGGCGTCGCTGTACGACATTCCCAATGGCACCACTTACTTCAACTTCACGGCCTCGCACGACGGGATTGGCGTGCGACCGCTGGAAGGGCTTGTTCCGCAAGAGCATCTCGACAAATTAGTAACCGCCACCAACGATCGCGGCGGCCTGGTCGGTATGCGGACGATGCCCGACGGTTCGCAGAAACCGTATGAACTGAACATTACCTACGTCGATGCCATGGGTCAGCCGGGGGATGTCAGTCCAGAACATCACGCCACACGGTTCCTCGCATCACAGGCCATCATGTTGGCGATGAAAGGTATCCCCGGGATTTATTTCCACAGCCTGGTCGGCACGAGAAATTATGAAGCGGGGGTCGAAGAGAGTGGCATTCCTCGACGAATCAATCGTCGCAAGTTCGAGCGACTGGAACTTGAGAATCAAATCACAGCGCACGAATCGCTGCAGCATAAAATCTTCACCGGCTACCAGAACCTACTGCGTACCCGGGTCGAGCAATCGGCGTTTCACCCAGACGGGCCAAGCGAAGTTTTCCCCACAGGGCATGCTTCGATCTTCGGCTTCAAACGAACGTCACCTGATGGGGACCAGACGATTCTGGTGTTAGCCAACCTGACCGATCGTTTGCAAGCGTTACCGCTGGGTGATCCCAAGATCCATGCCCTGACGTATGATCTGATCAGCGACGAGTATGTTGTTGAAGGGCAGGGGATCACGCTCGATCCTTATCAAATCGTCTGGCTTACCGAGCCTGACCAGTAG